TCAATCGCGCTGGGACAGCGCGGATGAAACCGGCAGCCGGGCGGCGGCTGCGCCGGAGACGGCGGGTCGCCGCGCAGCACCTGCCGCTCCCTCGCCCTGGCCGGGTCGGGGATCGGAATCGCCTGCAGGAGGGCCCTAGTATACGGATGAAGGGGGTTCTTGAATATCTCCTCCCGCGATCCGGATTCGACGATGCGGCCCAGGTACATGACCGCCACGCGGTCGGCGATGCGCTCCACCACCGCCAGGTCGTGCGCGATGAACAGGTAGGCGATGCCGTATTCCTCCTGAAGCTCCATGAGGAGATTGATCACCTGCGCCTGCACCGAGACGTCGAGCGCCGACACCGGCTCGTCCGCCACGATGAGTCGCGGCTGCAGGGCCAGGGCCCGGGCCACGCCGATCCTCTGCCTCTGGCCCCCCGAGAACTCGTGCGGGTAGCGGTCGCGCATCGCGGGGTCGAGCCCGACGCGGCGCAGGAGGGCCGCCACCCGATCGTCGCGCTCGGCGCGGCCCGCCCCGATGCGGTGGATGTCGAGCGGCTCGCGCACGATCGTCCCGGCCCGCATGCGCGGGTTGAGCGAACCGTACGGGTCCTGGAAGATCACCTGGATCTGCCGCCGCATCCGGCGCATGGCGCGCGGCGGCAGGGCCAGGAGATCGGCGCCGTCGAAGCGGACCGAGCCCCTGGTCGGGTCGATCAGCCTCAGGATGCAGCGTCCGGTGGTCGTCTTGCCGCTCCCCGACTCCCCGACCAGGGCCAGGGTCTCTCCGGGCGCTATCGACAGCGACACCCCGTCCACCGCCCGCACCCAGCCCGACACAGAGGCGAACAGTCCGCGCCGGATCGGGAAGTGCTTCACGAGGTCCCGCACCTCGAGGAGCGGGCCCGGCCGGGCCGGCGCGGCGCCGGTGCCGCCACCCGACGTCATCGCGGCCGCCCCTGCGTGTCGTGGTGCTTGAAGCAGGCGACGGCCCCCGCGCTTCCCGGCGAGGTGGCCACCCCCGCCGCTGCGCCGATCGGGAGGAAGCGCGGAGCGTGCTCGCGGCATTCCGGCATGACGTCCGGGCAGCGCGGGTGGAAGGCGCAGCCGGAAGGCAGGTGGAGCAGGTCGGGCACGCTCCCCTCGATCGACGGGAGGCGCTGCTTGCGGCCGCCGGGCAGGGACGCGCCGGCCTCGCCGAGGCGGGGCACCGATCGCAGCAGGCCGGCCGTGTACGGGTGCCGGGGCGAGGCGAACAGGTCGGCCGCCCGCGCCTCCTCGACGAGGCGGCCGGCGTACATGACCGCGACCCGGTCGGCGGTCTCGGCGATGACCCCGAGGTTGTGCGTGATCAGGATGAGCGACAGGCGAAAATCCCGCTTGAGGCTGCGCAGCAGGTCCAGGATCTCCGCCTGGATGGTGACGTCGATCGCGGTCGTCGGCTCGTCGGCGACCAGGATCGACGGGCGGCAGGCCAGCGCCATGGCGATCAGCACGCGCTGGCGCGTCCCACCCGACATCTGGTGCGGGTACTCGCGGGCGCGGCGCTCGGCATCGGGGATGCGGACCACCTGCATCAGCCGCACCGCCTCCCGGAGCGCCTCCTTCTTCTTCATCATGCCGTGGACGATGAGCCCCTCGGCGATCTGGTAGCCGACGGTGAACACCGGGTTGAGGGCGGTGGACGGCTCCTGGAAGATGAGGGCGATCTCGCGGCCGCGGTAGGCGCGCATCTTCTTCTCGGGGAGCGCCGTCAGGTCGGTCCCCTTGTAGACGATGCGCCCGGAAACGATACGGCCCGGAGGCGGGACGAGGCGCAGGAGAGACAGCGCCGTGACGCTCTTGCCGCACCCCGACTCGCCGACCAGGCCGAGCGTCTCCCCTTCGTCGACATGGAAGGAGACCCGATCGACGGCGCGCACTTCTCCGGGCCCGGATCCAAAATGGGTCGACAGGTCGGTGACCTCGAGGATGCTCAACAGGCTTTCCCCCCGCGGCGCGGGCGCCCCCGGACCGCCGCTTTTCAGACGACGGCCGGCCGATAGGTGCCGAAGACGGCGCGCAGCCGGTCGGCGATTTCGCCCACGGTGGCCCGCGCCTCGACCGCGGCCAGGATGCGCGGCAGGAGGTTGTCCCCGTCCCGGGCCGCACGCTCGACGCCCTGGAGGGCCGCCTGCGCGGACGCGCCGTCGCGGCCCTCCTTGAACGCCTTGAGGCGCGCGCGCTGGTCCTCCTCGAGGCGCGGGTCGATCCTCTGGAGCGGCATCCCGGAGGCGCCTTCCGGGGCGGCCTCGTCCCTGAACCGGTTGACCCCGACGATGACCCGGCGTCCGGCGTCCACGTCCTTCTGGTGGCGGAACGCCGCTTCCTGGATCTCCTTCTGCTGGTAGCCGGCCTCGATCGCCTTCACGGTGCCTCCCAGGCGATCGATCGCCTCGAGATACGCCCGCACGCGCGTCTCGATCTCTTTGGTCAGGGCCTCGACCGCGTACGAGCCGCCGAGCGGGTCCACGGTGTCGGCCACGCCGCTCTCCGCGGCCAGGATCTGCTGCGTGCGCAGCGCCACGGTCGCCGACTGCTCCGTCGGCAGCCCGAGCGCCTCGTCCATGGCGTTGGTGTGCAGGCTCTGAGCCCCTCCCAGGACGGCCGCCAGCGCCTGCACCGCGACGCGCGCCACGTTGTTGAGCGGCTCCTGCGCCGTCAGCGTGGAGCCGCCGGTCTGGGCGTGGAAGCGCATCTGCATGGCGCGCGCTCCGGATGCCTTGAAGCGCTCCTTCATGATCCGGGCCCAGACGCGGCGCGCCGCGCGGAACTTGGCGACCTCCTCCAGGAAATCATTGTGGGCGTTGAAGAAGAACGACATCTGCCCGGCGATCTCTTCAACCGGAAGCGAGGCGGCGCGCGCCGCCTCGAGGTACGCGATGCCGTTGGCGAAGGTGAAGGCCACCTCCTGCACCGCCGTCGAACCCGCCTCGCGGATATGGTAGCCGCTGACGCTGATGGCGTTCCAGCGCGGCAGGGTCTCGCGGCACCAGGCGAACAGGTCGGTGGCGATGCGCAGCGAGGCGGCCGGCGGATAGATGTAGGTCCCGCGCGCGATGTACTCCTTCAAGACGTCGTTCTGCACCGTGCCGGACAGGCTCGCGGGCGGGACCCCGCGCGCGCGGGCCACGGCGACGTATAGGGCGAGCAGGATGGCCGCCGTCGCGTTGATCGTCATCGAGGTCGAGACCCGGTCGAGCGGCAGATCGTGCAGGAGGGCCTGCATGTCGTCGATCGAATCGATCGCCACCCCGACGCGACCGACCTCCCCCTGCGCCAGCGCGTGATCGCTGTCGAACCCCATCTGGGTCGGGAGATCGAAGGCCACCGAGAGGCCCGTCTGCCCGAGCCCCAGAAGGTAGCGCAGCCGGCGATTGGTCTCGCGTGCGTCGCCGAAGCCGGCGTACTGGCGCATGGTCCAGAAGCGGCTGCGGTACATGGTCGGCTGCGCGCCGCGGGTGAACGGGAAGGCGCCCGGGAACCCCAGGTCCTCGGCGTACGGAATCCCCTGGACGTCCAGCGGAGTGTACAGCCTCTCCAGAGGGATCCCGCTCGACGTCTCGAACCGCGGCGAGCGCTCCGGGAGGCGCGACAGGGACTCGCGCAGCGGGCCCTCGGCCCACTCTTCCAGGAGTTTCCCGAGGGTGCGGTCCTTGCGGTGGCTCACGGAAAGAAGCTATCACACAAAAGGCGGGACCCGGGCGGGTCCCGCCTTCGTCCCTCCACCCCGCGCGCGACGCCCCCCCAATGACGCCGCTGCCGCCGGGCAGCCGGAAATTCGCCTACGCGCCTACGGACACACCGTCGGCGCGACGATGATCGTGCCGCTGCTCTTCTTCCCCAGGGCGTCGAGCCCCCCGGACGCCACCGCGCTGTGGCCGACCAGGTAGTAGAAGCCCTGCCCCGAGACCGGGGCGGCGCCGTCCAGGACCGAGACCGTCGTCCCGATCGCCTGCTGCGGCACGTCCGGCCGCAGGCAGGAGAGCGTGGCGTACGTCGGGTCGCCGGGCGTCGCGATCGAAACCGTGCCCCGGTAGACATCGTATCCGTTGACCGACGTCGGCTGCGGCCGGGCCGGCCAGGCCATGGAGGAGGCCCCCCCGCTCCCCTGCGTCAGGGTCATGAAGATGTCCTCCCCGTCGCCCGTGTAGACGCGCGCCATGGCGGTCGCGCCGGTCGTGCCGGTGCACGTGAAGTCGGCGCTGCAGCGCACCAGGAGCTGGTAGCTGGCGTCCACCAGGGGGGCGTCGATGTAGGAGTTGTTGGTGGTCCAGTCCTGCACCACCTTGCCGTCCCTGACGAAGCGGTACTGCGCCACGCCGCCGACGCAGCCCCCCGGCAGGGAGGACGCCGAGGCGTCGAGGGTCAGCCGCTCTCCCCGCTCGAAGACCGTGTCGCTGTTGGCGTCCCGGATGGTCAGCGCCCCGGTCGTGCCGTGATCGCCGACGCCGGGATTGCAGATCGCCGGGCAGGCCCCGGACGAAGGCGGCCTGGTGTCCGGCGACGCCGTGAGCTGGGTCGTGAGGGCGCCCGTGAGGACGATGTTGTCCACCCACCAGCCGTCGTCGTCTATCAGGTTGTCCCACGAGCCCCCCTCCTGCTCGTACGACTGTCCCGTGGCGTTGAATTCCCACGACTCGGCGATCCAGCGGATCCTCACCCGCTGACCCAGGTACGGCGACAGGTCGAACCTGGTCTGGACCCAGTTGCCGGTCCCCTGGCTGCCGGCCTGTCCGGGGCCGGGGCATTCCTTCGTCGTCGTCTGGTCCCACTGCCAGCCGCAGTTCGACCAGACCCCCAAAGGCCAGCACATCGTCTCGTGGAAGCCGCGCGGGGCCGGCGGCGCCGTGCCCCCGTCGGCGGGCGTGAACTGGCAGTAGGTCGGAGAGGTCTGGAACTCGCTCCAGACCTGCGGGATGTGGTCGTAGACGTTCTCGAACGGCACCAGCTTGTCCCAGTAGCCGAACGCATCGGTGCCCGGGAGGGGGTCCTGGTCGATCTGGATCTGCACATCGCCGTAGTCGAAGGCGTGGAAGGGCTTCGCATTGAAGCCATCGTCGTTGCTCATCATGCTGGCGATGTGGAAGAAGGACAGGATCAGGTCGCCGGGATCGGGGAAGAGGGCCAGGTTGATCGGGTTGGTCATGAAGGCGGCCATCTGCCGGAACTTGGTGGTGTCGCCGTCGGCCCGGTTCGTGGTGCTGAAGTGGTAGCCCCAGTGCAGCGAATTCTTCCCGTTGTACGCCAGCCGCCCGTCCGTCGGTGTCTGGTGGCCTGCGCTGTTGGGGCAGCTGTCCTCCACGGGGCTCGCCGGACAGTGGATGTGCCAGTCCATCTCGTTGTCCGGATCGATGATGCAGCCGGGATCGGCGGGGGGCACGATGAATCCGCCGCAGGCGACGGCGGCCAGGCCGCCGATCCCCCCCAGGGTGGTGCGCACGGTCACGCCGATCGTGTCGTTGTGGATGTTGGGCGTGCCGTTCGGCAGGTCATTCACCGAGACGACGCCGTCGCCGTCCCGATCCGTGTCGAAGGTCTCGACGATCTGGCCGTCGTCGCTGGTGCCGGGGGACCCGTCGGGGCCCAGGACCTTGGTCTGCACCGATCCGGGGGGGACGTTGAGATCGGCCAGGACCCGCACCGGCACCTGGCTCACCGTCCCCAGCGATTCCGCCGAGGTCAGGGTGAGGGTCAGGTCCAGGGCCGCCGGGTTCGAGCCGGAGAGGCTCTGCATCGTCGTCTTGGTGACCAGCTCGAAGTAGTCCCCGGTGTCGTCGCCGTCGCCGGCGATCTTGTTCGGGCCGGAGGTTCCGAGGACCAGGGTCTCCCCCGCGCGGAACAGGGGCCGGAAGATGCTCGGCCGGGTGATGCAGGCGATGTCCGTGTCGCTGCTGTTCACGACCAGGTTGACGTTGGTGAGGTCGAACGTCCCGGCGTTCTGCACGGTGAGGTAGATGCGCGCCTTCTCCCCGCTGTCCGGGAAGATGTCGCGATCGCCGTCCACGTCCCCCGCGCTCACGCTCTTGACGATGAGCCGGGCCAGAGGCAGGGCGCGGCAGGCGACCTCCACGCCGTAGCTCACGATGTCGTCCGGGGTCCCGCTGTTGTCGTCGTCCCACGATCCGACCGGGTCGCAGGCGTCCCCCAGGCCGTCCGAGTCGGAGTCCTGCTGGCGGAAGGTGTTGAGGATGACCGCGGCGTTGTAGACGGTGGGGCAGTCGTCCACCGCGTCGGGGACCTTGTCCACGTCCGTGTCGTCGTTCCTGGTGGAGCAGCCGCCGGTGTTGACGACCCCCGACCGGACGCAGACCTCCGGGCTGATTTCGATGCAGGTGTTGCCGGGTCCGTGGCAGTCACTGGTGGCGGCGCAGATCGTCCCCGGCGTATCGCTGCAGTGGCCGGTGGTCGGGCAAGGGTTCGCGGGACAGACGATGGTGTTCGACCGGTTGCACGACCCGGTGGCGAGGTCGGTCTTCGCGGCCCCCTGGCAGTCGCCGTCGCAGGCATCGCCGAGGCCGTCGTTGCCATCGCTGTTGGTCTGCGTCGGGTTGTAGGTGCGGACGCAGTTGTCGTTCTTGTCCTGGATCCCGTCGAGGTCCCGATCGCCCGTCTGGGCGCACGCCTCGCCCTGCGGGTTCTGCCCGCTGACCGGCACCTGGAGCGGGTTGTAGACGTCGGGGCAGTTGTCGAGCTGGTTCGACACGCCGTCGAAGTCGACGTCGTCGAGGTCGCAGACATCGCCGACCCCGTCGGCGTCGAGGTCGCTCTGGTTCGCGTTCGGGAGCCCCGGGCAGTTGTCGCAGAAGTTGCCGAGGCCGTCGTTGTCGGCGTCGGCATTCCCCGGATCGTAGATCTGGGGGCACTTGTCGTTCCCGAGCGGCGGCGCCATGAGGTTGTCGCCGTCCAGGTTGTCGAAGGTGCGCTCTCCGACCTGGCCGTCGGCGTCCCCGTCGCACAGCGGATCGATGTAATAGACGTTGAGCGTCTGATCCAGGTACGGCGTGACGAACAGGGTCCCGGGATTGTTGAACTGCCCGGTCACGGTGATCGTGCCCCGGAAGATCCCGGGGGCCACCGCCGGCAGGGGGAAGCTCTTGATCGGCATGTTGACGCGGTTCACGCCCGTGGTGATCGGCTTCGAGTCGCTCTCCGTCGCGGCCAGCACGGTCACCGAGGGCGCCCCCGCCACCTTCGGATCGTTGACCGTCACCTCGATCGCCTCGTCGCACTGGTAGAGCGAGGTGCGGTCCACGACCAGCGTGGCGCACTGCTGCCCCGCCGCCTGCCCGGGCGCGCCGAAGCGCTGGCACGCGGGCGTGTGGGGCGGGACGAACTGGCTCTCGTCCACCGGGTGGACCTCGTCCCACTCCAGCACCGGGTCGTCGATCGCCAGGCCGTAATCGGCCACGCCGGCCGCGCTCTCGATCACGAAGAACCCGATCTCGAACTGCCAGCGCGTGCCGGTCGGCCCCGAGCTGAAGAAGCCGCCCGGCTCGAACGCGCCCGGGCCGGTCTCCGGGAAGACCTGGCCATCCAGGTAGTTGATCAGCGAGAAATCGTAGTTGCGGGTCGGGCCGGCCGGCCGCCGGTCGACGGGGTGGCCGTCCGCGGCGAGCGGCAGGGGATCGATCGGGCGCGGGTACGGCATGAAATCGGGGGCCGCCTCCG
This window of the Candidatus Polarisedimenticolia bacterium genome carries:
- a CDS encoding ABC transporter ATP-binding protein is translated as MTSGGGTGAAPARPGPLLEVRDLVKHFPIRRGLFASVSGWVRAVDGVSLSIAPGETLALVGESGSGKTTTGRCILRLIDPTRGSVRFDGADLLALPPRAMRRMRRQIQVIFQDPYGSLNPRMRAGTIVREPLDIHRIGAGRAERDDRVAALLRRVGLDPAMRDRYPHEFSGGQRQRIGVARALALQPRLIVADEPVSALDVSVQAQVINLLMELQEEYGIAYLFIAHDLAVVERIADRVAVMYLGRIVESGSREEIFKNPLHPYTRALLQAIPIPDPARARERQVLRGDPPSPAQPPPGCRFHPRCPSAI
- a CDS encoding methylmalonyl-CoA mutase family protein, with amino-acid sequence MSHRKDRTLGKLLEEWAEGPLRESLSRLPERSPRFETSSGIPLERLYTPLDVQGIPYAEDLGFPGAFPFTRGAQPTMYRSRFWTMRQYAGFGDARETNRRLRYLLGLGQTGLSVAFDLPTQMGFDSDHALAQGEVGRVGVAIDSIDDMQALLHDLPLDRVSTSMTINATAAILLALYVAVARARGVPPASLSGTVQNDVLKEYIARGTYIYPPAASLRIATDLFAWCRETLPRWNAISVSGYHIREAGSTAVQEVAFTFANGIAYLEAARAASLPVEEIAGQMSFFFNAHNDFLEEVAKFRAARRVWARIMKERFKASGARAMQMRFHAQTGGSTLTAQEPLNNVARVAVQALAAVLGGAQSLHTNAMDEALGLPTEQSATVALRTQQILAAESGVADTVDPLGGSYAVEALTKEIETRVRAYLEAIDRLGGTVKAIEAGYQQKEIQEAAFRHQKDVDAGRRVIVGVNRFRDEAAPEGASGMPLQRIDPRLEEDQRARLKAFKEGRDGASAQAALQGVERAARDGDNLLPRILAAVEARATVGEIADRLRAVFGTYRPAVV
- a CDS encoding ABC transporter ATP-binding protein codes for the protein MSILEVTDLSTHFGSGPGEVRAVDRVSFHVDEGETLGLVGESGCGKSVTALSLLRLVPPPGRIVSGRIVYKGTDLTALPEKKMRAYRGREIALIFQEPSTALNPVFTVGYQIAEGLIVHGMMKKKEALREAVRLMQVVRIPDAERRAREYPHQMSGGTRQRVLIAMALACRPSILVADEPTTAIDVTIQAEILDLLRSLKRDFRLSLILITHNLGVIAETADRVAVMYAGRLVEEARAADLFASPRHPYTAGLLRSVPRLGEAGASLPGGRKQRLPSIEGSVPDLLHLPSGCAFHPRCPDVMPECREHAPRFLPIGAAAGVATSPGSAGAVACFKHHDTQGRPR